A stretch of DNA from Arctopsyche grandis isolate Sample6627 chromosome 6, ASM5162203v2, whole genome shotgun sequence:
cgctacagacttgtcgcccaaagcttccatagaagacggccgcgagcaaacagttaaaatgcttttaatttGCACTTCATATAATTCTTCAGGTATTATGTTACGTCTAGTATTCATAtatttccaatttatttattttgcagcGGCTTGCTTCAtaaaagcattttattttaCGTTTATTTGTGAAACACGTTGCTGCAAGTCTTAAAAGAAACTTTGCTCATTCATaaatagctttttttttaatcccgGGGCTCGCTAACAGCAGTATATgaccaaattaatttaatttttgttgtaaCTATTGATTATCTTACATTctccattttctatttttattaaaaagtcgtCCAAATATTAAATTCCAACGGCCATTGTCATCAAAAATTTCTACAATTACACAACGTTGTTCAAGCTCATAAGCCGCGAAGTAAACTACCATGTCGGCAATGTCGGCTTATATGTGTATTGGAAACCGCGAGTGTGCTTGGGCTCAAGGTTTTTATGATGAGCCAAACATGTTCAAGTGTATATAGGAGTTTAGGCAAAATATTCATTCAATTGGAAATATAAAATGACTTATTATCGCATTAATAAATTGTATAACGTTTGGTTTATTTTGTAGATACATAAAAGAAACATTACTTTGGACGTTAATGAAGCAGAAATAATAAGTAATACTGACATTCAAGCGGAAGGATTTCCATTGCCAAAAACTTCGGATAAGACGTGTTCTTCACATTCTAAATCATTTACTGGAAAACACAATTCAACAGAGAAACCTGATGTTCAGAAAAAGCtgtataaatgtaacatttgttcaaaatcgtttacTACGAAACATTACCTGGGTGCACACACGAGTATACATGCTGGagtaaaaccatacaaatgtgatatttgtttaaaatcatttagtcaCAAATCCAACCTTGTTGTGCACAtgagtattcatactggggtaaggcctcacaaatgtgaaatctgtttaaaatcattctttAGAAAATTTGACCTCGGTACACacatgaatattcatactggggcAAAACCaaacaaatgtgatatttgttcaaaatcatttgctAGTAAATCTAACCTCATCGTACACAGGAGCTATCATACTGgtttaaaaccacataaatgtaccACCTGTTCAAAATCATATACTCAAAAAAATGACCTTACACGGCATTTGAAGTCACACGGTGGAGAGAAGTcccacaaatgtaacatttgttcaaaatcttatGCTCAAAAATTTGTACTTTCGAGGCATTTGTTGTCTCACACTGGaaaaaagccatacaaatgtgatgtttgttcaaaatcatttaccacAAAACTTTCCCTTAGTGAGCACAcgagtattcatactggggcaaagccacacaaatgtgatgtttgttcaaaatcatttgctcATAAATCTACCTTCGTGGTGCACGCTAGTTATCATACTaaggtaaagctacacaaatgtgacatttgtttaagaTTATTCGCTCAAAAATCTTTGCTTTTGAGGCATTTGAAGTCTCACGACGGAGACAAGCCGcacaaatgtgatgtttgttCAAAAGCATTCACCCAAAAATCCAACCTCGTTGTACATATGGGCATTCATACTGgaataaagccacacaaatgtgacatttgtttaaaatcgttcttCAGAAAATTTGACCTCAGTACACACATGAAAATTCATACCGGGGtgaaaccacacaaatgtaatgtttgttcaaaatcatttgttCAAAAATCAAACCTCATCGCACACATGACCCATCACACTGGGCTAAAGCATCACAAATTTGAGACATATTAAGAATATGGATATTTCCAGGCATTTTAAATCTCATTCGGAgaacaaaataaacaattctgactttttttcattttaattttttttcattgattgaTGATTTCACTCCAAAGACATAGTATCCAAGCGTGAAAAATCGTTCAATTCTTCAAAATTTTTTCACtagtatttgttttaaatcatttattcaaaaatctaACTTTGTAGCgtacatgaaaaatattttattaataattgtaaAGTTTGCTGTACGCCAGattctttatttgtattcaactaaaatcttttaaaatgtttttctaatatattttgGTTACATAGTCTTCATCAACGTTTTATTTTCTTtagatattgattttaatgggaaaaatttaaacgtccattttattaaataaaatttgaacattaaaaaaagtttttgtacattacaaaaatattgtgTGCATTTCCAAATGACGGATACTGATTGCATTAAAAAGTttctttgatcattgaaaaaaatagttgctacttaaaaagtggattaaatgtgcattaaaatgacagatgaactgtattggcaacgtcgcgaataccaaaatataAACCaatgtttggttaggttaggttaagttagggttggttttatttattttttttattatgttttattttccaccttagtgagcgtaaattgtcggaaattactctaacccatttatctggtagtctgcgctcatcattgttttcatgattgattgtgatttatgagtgaaattttgattaactctcttccatttgggccttacagggatgttttgtatttgtagttgtttcttacatatttattgaaactggctgtaggtgcaaggcattccttatgctatattttatttgatatttttactttatctgttattattaaatgctattttttatgtttatgtatggatgtatttatgtttatgttcaaatgtattttttttatgtataattgatgagtatattattttcgttatgtttaattgttattttgtttttttttgtgttatattttttgaccattgtggcgctttaggaattcctgttatgccacaatggtctgtgtagaataaaataaataaataaatatttatttaagataacATTTCATTAGCGATCAAGAAAAGTATACACTTTTGACAGTTCACTGTTGTCAATATCTGAAaactgcaacgttgccactttttgtatccattctaatgctaaaatctattttctctaatgatcgttttatattttttaatggtcactttataatgccaaaatattttattagatgCATAGTACGATATTGTTTAATACTTTAATGCACCGCAAACgcacaaatattttttcaagatacaaagtatttttctcaatgtaccgTTAAATCGTATCCGATTTTAatgatttataattaaattatttcattcaaaatattccAGTCTTTTATATCcccattataaaatatatatcgaagaaaggaacggcaacaaaattaaggtttcgggtgtacaacCCTTTTAATACGCCATATTACAACacattaagaatttttttttaatgttgagaAACACCGagtttaacattattattttaacatcttggtcttgaactttcgtaattattaatggctaaagagtattttttaaataaaaaagttagagaatcaccaaatcaaaattgttaatgtatttacataaaaaataaattttgagaataattcttggaaaataaattttatgacctcATAAATAGTTGCCTTTTTGAAAACCAAAATATCGCTTTACAAAAATGCAAGTTAAAGAAACACtggatctttaaaaaatttaaaacatagatGATACTGTTCTCAAGGATTAACTAGTTGATTtgggatactaaaaaaatatacttatagtttacagttaatttaaattaaacccaaAAATCCTATTTAAACATTATCCTAACCAACTATTATTCCGAAGTTATCACAAATTGtctcattttcaaatgtgtgaaaaatggttttattcttcacatttttggaattttgattttcaataGTCTGTCTATTACTGTCCACTACTACAAACTTcagttttatgctatttttatattcaaaggcTATTCGGATGAAATttacgtaatttattattttttaacattaattcgcgtactccagtttaaaatccctggttttaatttttagatgtttgCAGAGTGATATAATGAACactgtttcaaaatatcactacAATACGATCTTTATTCTAGAAGTAATCAAATGcacaaaaaaggcttttttttattgaaactgaaatcggCCCGGATTCTGGTGAAAATAGTCGCGCGCATTACCGGACATGGGTGAAAAAAATCCACGCGTCAATGCGGGCGGTAAGGTGTTAACATATTAATTATCGtattcctcccccccccccccgccctcTTCGCGTTACGTTTATGCAAGAATGTTGGcgttatttatagtttttttttttactttggatttttaaagcgatttttttttctttggaggaaaatttaaactatttggATTGCATTTGCAACTCGATTTGTAGTTGACTCTGTATCTAATTGCGAATTAATTAAGTGGAGGAGAGGAAAAAAAGTTGAAAGGTAATGGTCGGATTTATAAACGTTACGAGTGGAGTGGgtaagtgtcaaagtgacaatGTTTCGGTTGGAATAGTTTAAAAGATAAATTTGAGCAATTGAAGATGGCCATATTATACGGAACGTAATTCGTAACTGCTTACATCTATTATACGTATGATTATTTATAGTaaatcacatatacatatttatatattgtttctgTATTATTATCAGTTCTTGAATTTGTTATTAatcgaattattttcaattttagctCTGATAGCGATTCTGAAAGCAAAAATCGGGGCTGGGCCATGTGATCTGAAATGTCAGTTGTAActgcttatattatttatcgatggtagacaattaaaattacaattacaatcacTTTACTTTCAGGTCATATGAATGGATTTCATATGAAATGCTTCTATCGGATAAATGGATTTCATCGTATGCTGATCTAACAAATTCTATTGGATTGTTTCCATGTCGATAAACGACAGCGGATCCTTTCATttgaatatatagatatacaataaCTACCAGATATGTTAGCGTCAGTAATACGTTTTTGAAAGGGTTAGACATATATTATTTCCTACAGAAATCCTTGCCCGTGCTATTTCCtgtgcaaaaaataattttgactgCCAGGCATACACATCATTATTATCATCAAAATTTCCACTGCTTTCTCAAAACGTAAATATCAACATATAAAGGTAAAAAAAGTGTAATActtgttatttatatgtatatttaaaaacaatagttcatcaatatgatttaatataatgttatattacttttactattttctttattttaggaAAATCTCCCCGCCGTAAGAAGCTCTTAGTTAAGGTGACCAGGTTTTGAAAATGTCAAAGGAGGACACTGGTTAAAAtgggtataaaataaaatcgtttagTAACATTCTTTATTGATCAAATCTTCGATAAttaatgtgttttaataacgttttaatttcatttttactagCAGGAATTACCTAACCTAAAAAATAAGCCAAGTATTTTGTGTTGatctcctgaatcgttgaataaatactgtgaagcgactttggcctttcatttgaatcctgaacccacccctacgtaacaatatgtattatataaatagagaCTTTTGTCAATGGCTTCATAAATTAAATACGAGAAGTTTGATTTTGTGTTCTGTAAGTAGTGTTGATGCAGAATTAGTCataactagagacacgtattttgggcat
This window harbors:
- the LOC143913528 gene encoding uncharacterized protein LOC143913528 isoform X2, encoding MECRLCLCSAPPEAFISIHDDTYPPHLVQRIWTCCRLQVRKDDKLPDMICPSCVNNLELLDSFRNTCLRTDKASRLKSGESLNVKPEEVILADLIWEDEIHKRNITLDVNEAEIISNTDIQAEGFPLPKTSDKTCSSHSKSFTGKHNSTEKPDVQKKLYKCNICSKSFTTKHYLGAHTSIHAGVKPYKCDICLKSFSHKSNLVVHMSIHTGVRPHKCEICLKSFFRKFDLGTHMNIHTGAKPNKCDICSKSFASKSNLIVHRSYHTGLKPHKCTTCSKSYTQKNDLTRHLKSHGGEKSHKCNICSKSYAQKFVLSRHLLSHTGKKPYKCDVCSKSFTTKLSLSEHTSIHTGAKPHKCDVCSKSFAHKSTFVVHASYHTKVKLHKCDICLRLFAQKSLLLRHLKSHDGDKPHKCDVCSKAFTQKSNLVVHMGIHTGIKPHKCDICLKSFFRKFDLSTHMKIHTGVKPHKCNVCSKSFVQKSNLIAHMTHHTGLKHHKFETY
- the LOC143913528 gene encoding uncharacterized protein LOC143913528 isoform X1, with the protein product MECRLCLCSAPPEAFISIHDDTYPPHLVQRIWTCCRLQVRKDDKLPDMICPSCVNNLELLDSFRNTCLRTDKASRLKSGESLNVKPEEVILADLIWEDEVGANLPPNISSSSNYGVIHKRNITLDVNEAEIISNTDIQAEGFPLPKTSDKTCSSHSKSFTGKHNSTEKPDVQKKLYKCNICSKSFTTKHYLGAHTSIHAGVKPYKCDICLKSFSHKSNLVVHMSIHTGVRPHKCEICLKSFFRKFDLGTHMNIHTGAKPNKCDICSKSFASKSNLIVHRSYHTGLKPHKCTTCSKSYTQKNDLTRHLKSHGGEKSHKCNICSKSYAQKFVLSRHLLSHTGKKPYKCDVCSKSFTTKLSLSEHTSIHTGAKPHKCDVCSKSFAHKSTFVVHASYHTKVKLHKCDICLRLFAQKSLLLRHLKSHDGDKPHKCDVCSKAFTQKSNLVVHMGIHTGIKPHKCDICLKSFFRKFDLSTHMKIHTGVKPHKCNVCSKSFVQKSNLIAHMTHHTGLKHHKFETY